The following are encoded together in the Glycine max cultivar Williams 82 chromosome 8, Glycine_max_v4.0, whole genome shotgun sequence genome:
- the LOC100815483 gene encoding GPN-loop GTPase 3, translated as MGYAQLVIGPAGSGKSTYCSSLYEHCVAARRSIHVVNLDPAAENFDYPVAMDIRELISLDDVMEELGLGPNGGLVYCMEHLEDNLDDWLTEELDNYLDDDYLVFDCPGQIELYSHVPVLKNFVEHLKRKNFSVCAVYLLDSQFMTDVTKFISGCMACLSAMVQLELPHVNILSKMDLVTKKKDLEDFLDPEPTFLLSELNQRMGPQYAKLNKALIELVNNYSMVSFIPLDLRKEKSIQYVLAQIDNCIQYGEDADVKVKDFDPEDDE; from the exons TCCACGTATTGCTCAAGTTTGTATGAACACTGTGTTGCTGCACGGCGATCGATACATGTTGTGAATCTTGACCCTGCTGCTGAAAATTTTGACTATCCTGTTGCGATGG ATATAAGGGAACTCATTTCCCTAGATGATGTTATGGAGGAACTTGGATTGGGTCCTAATGGTGGTCTTGTCTACTGCATGGA acACCTTGAAGATAACCTAGATGATTGGCTCACTGAGGAACTGGACAATTATTTAGATGATGATTACTTGGTTTTCGACTGCCCTG GTCAGATAGAACTATATTCACATGTCCCAGTGCTTAAGAATTTTGTGGAACATTTGAAACGGAAAAATTTTAGTGTTTGTGCTGTTTACTTACTTGATTCACAG TTCATGACAGACGTGACCAAGTTTATAAGTGGATGCATGGCATGTCTTTCTGCGATGGTTCAACTTGAACTACCTCATGTTAATATCCTCTCAAAGATGGACCTTGTGACTAAAAAGAAGGATCTTGAAGA TTTTTTGGATCCAGAGCCCACCTTTTTATTGTCTGAATTGAATCAACGGATGGGTCCTCAGTATGCAAAGCTGAATAAGGCTTTGATTGAATTG GTAAATAACTATAGCATGGTGAGTTTTATACCATTAGACTTAAGGAAGGAAAAAAG TATACAATATGTACTGGCCCAAATTGACAACTGCATTCAATATGGAGAAGATGCAGATGTGAAGGTTAAGGATTTTGACCCTGAGGATGATGAGTAG